The Henckelia pumila isolate YLH828 chromosome 2, ASM3356847v2, whole genome shotgun sequence genome includes a window with the following:
- the LOC140885024 gene encoding flavanone 3-dioxygenase 2 — protein MNPEVLPMNNAVDFRAPPPSPVASSQRSSFNNEDVLIDFIQHSLKVPDLILPDKVFPRQKSTRAALKLDFQDLGSMGTESVEDILGSFAQLGCLEVINHGISRDLIELVMNLGDGLFGIPPEKKRAVERSPERACGFEEIDGEDENRGGEEFLWCGEETLSLEMEGIWPNGYSNFRKRMEILSGEIEEVAAKILRFLQHNTLKNICHKNEQETIPRKGCYIHKHSRKTGLGDDPEKSLSYDVIRMLIKGSESPHALCLHLCNGSTDFHVYSKKGWVSFCPNQDSLVITIGDKLQAWSEGQYKHVIGRPVFKGGDQEKCVSMSFLYSPSPNFFQDDTISLAQQAIFALLFTLACQFLVFLYNILFK, from the exons ATGAACCCAGAAGTGTTACCGATGAACAATGCTGTCGATTTCCGAGCCCCGCCACCTTCTCCGGTGGCGTCCAGCCAGCGGTCATCTTTCAACAACGAGGACGTTTTGATTGATTTCATCCAGCATTCGCTTAAAGTCCCTGATCTGATCCTGCCTGACAAGGTTTTCCCTCGTCAAAAATCGACTCGAGCGGCTCTGAAGCTAGATTTTCAGGATCTGGGGTCCATGGGAACTGAATCTGTGGAGGATATTTTGGGATCGTTTGCTCAATTGGGGTGCTTGGAAGTGATTAATCATGGGATCTCCCGGGATTTGATCGAACTGGTGATGAATTTGGGGGATGGACTTTTCGGGATTCCGCCGGAGAAAAAAAGGGCGGTGGAGAGGTCACCGGAAAGGGCGTGCGGGTTCGAGGAGATCGATGGAGAGGATGAGAATAGGGGAGGAGAAGAGTTCTTGTGGTGTGGAGAGGAGACGTTGAGCTTGGAAATGGAGGGAATATGGCCCAACGGATATTCAAATTTCAG GAAACGCATGGAAATTTTGTCAGGAGAAATTGAAGAGGTAGCTGCCAAAATCCTACGATTTCTTCAACATAACACATTAAAGAACATTTGCCATAAAAATGAGCAAGAAACAATCCCCAGAAAGGGTTGTTACATACACAAACACAGCCGGAAAACAGGTTTGGGTGACGATCCGGAGAAATCGTTGAGCTACGATGTGATCAGAATGTTGATAAAGGGATCGGAATCGCCCCATGCATTGTGTTTGCACTTATGCAATGGATCCACTGATTTTCATGTATATTCCAAGAAAGGATGGGTCTCCTTCTGCCCAAATCAAGATTCTTTAGTAATCACCATTGGAGACAAATTACAG GCCTGGAGTGAAGGACAATATAAACATGTAATAGGAAGGCCCGTATTCAAAGGTGGAGATCAAGAAAAGTGCGTTTCGATGAGTTTCCTTTATTCACCATCTCCAAACTTCTTCCAAGATGACACAATTTCACTCGCTCAACAAGCCATTTTTGCTCTATTATTCACTCTTGCTTGTCAATTTTTGGTTTTTCTTTACAATATTTTGTTCAAATAG